The proteins below are encoded in one region of Mauremys reevesii isolate NIE-2019 linkage group 15, ASM1616193v1, whole genome shotgun sequence:
- the LOC120383737 gene encoding olfactory receptor 5A1-like: MKNHTTLTEFILLGLSSDTQLQIFLFSVFLVIYLITLGGNIVIMVVIRADSHLHTPMYFFLFHLSFVDICYSSVTVPNALRNFLAVHKTISVNGCIAQMFFILLSGAAESFILSAMAYDRYAAICDPLRYMERMSKGICVQLVSGAWTAGFIYALLNTVFTLKLHFCGSNQIHHFSCELPPLLQLACTETLTTQVVLLTSVVIFGSISFLLTLISYIHIISTILKIPSAEGRRKAFSTCSSHLIVVGLLYLTGFLQYTKPSSVSSVVLDEIFSIQYSVLTPMLNPIVYSLKNKEVKTALRKMLGKIKFLK, from the coding sequence atgaaaaatcatACCACATTGACTGAATTTATTCTCCTGGGACTTTCAAGTGACACACAGTTGCAGATTTTCCTCTTCTCAGTGTTTTTAGTTATTTACCTAATCACTCTGGGTGGTAATATAGTGATCATGGTGGTGATAAGAGCTGATTCTCACCTTCACACTCCTATGTACTTCTTCCTTTTCCATTTATCCTTTGTTGATATCTGCTATTCCTCCGTCACGGTGCCTAACGCTCTGAGGAACTTCCTAGCAGTGCACAAAACTATTTCTGTCAATGGCTGCATTGCTCAGATGTTCTTCATCCTCCTCTCAGGTGCAGCTGAAAGTTTCATTCTCTCAGCCATGGCTTATGACCGCTATGCTGCCATCTGTGACCCATTGCGTTACATGGAGAGAATGAGCAAAGGGATCTGTGTTCAGCTGGTGAGTGGGGCATGGACCGCAGGCTTCATTTATGCCCTTCTTAACACTGTTTTTACTCTGAAGTTGCATTTCTGTGGCTCCAATCAAATCCATCATTTCAGCTGTGAGCTCCCTCCTCTGCTACAACTGGCCTGCACTGAGACCCTCACAACTCAAGTGGTGCTTCTTACTTCTGTTGTGATATTTGGCTCAATCTCCTTCCTCCTCACCCTGATCTCCTATATTcacatcatctccaccatcctgaagATACCCTCTGCAGAGGGCAGgcgtaaagccttctccacctgcagctcccacctgatTGTGGTTGGCTTGTTGTATCTGACAGGTTTTCTCCAGTACACAAAACCCAGCTCAGTCTCTTCTGTGGTGCTGGATGAAATATTCTCCATCCAGTACAGTGTCTTGACCCCCATGTTAAACCCCATCGTCTACAgcctgaaaaacaaggaggtgaaAACAGCTCTAAGGAAAATGTTGGGAAAAATAAAGTTTCTCAAGTAA